In a genomic window of Xylophilus rhododendri:
- a CDS encoding hybrid sensor histidine kinase/response regulator: MPAAPMTEADIPEASAAPLQRVVKIRRDYNDWVGRETLEDYALRFAPRRFRKWSEWRVANTAFGAASFLILEAVGATLLVQYGVMNAFWAILATGLIIFLAGLPISIYAARYGVDMDLLTRGAGFGYIGSTVTSLIYASFTFIFFALEAAVMAYALELALGIPPRWGYLICALVVIPLVTHGVSAISRLQLWTQPVWLAMLVVPFAYVLMRDPKAFDGIVNYGGEYGVGPGFRLQAFGAALTVGIALITQMGEQADYLRFMPERTAANKKRWWLGVLAGGPGWVVLGVVKMLGGACLAWLAISHMVPPERAVDPNQMYLAAYEYVFPHYGFAVAATAFFVVLSQLKINVTNAYAGSLAWSNFFSRITHSHPGRVVWVVFNTLIAFMLMEMNVFDALGAVLGLFSNIAIAWIMAVVADLVINKPLGLSPAGIEFKRAYLYDVNPVGTGAMGLASALAIAAHLGMFGPLAQAFSALIALGTAFVASPLLAWATKGRYYLAREPLPAIRILPAEATGGAAPRTLRCTVCERDYEGPDMAFCPAYRGHICSLCCTLDARCGDLCKPHASLAAQWSQALRSLLPRRVWPYLDTGLGHFLLLMLIIVPLLGVVFGMLYRQEAGALGSAAAGSLAAGFLKAYMALLVISGIVAWWMVLAQESRRVAQEESNRQTHLLVEEIESHRRTDAALQQARQVAETAREQADQANQAKSRYIGAISHELRTPLNSILGYAQLMGEDPAVPPHRRQAVEVIKRGGEHLLGLIEGTLDIARIEAGKLALELAPMRFADIVQEIADLFELQAREKGLSFFFEVDGALPAVVRADEKRLRQILINLIGNAIKFTPQGSVTLRMKHRREMATIEIADTGPGMDAEELSRIFEPFARGSSPGARGAPGAGLGLSIAEMLTGLMGGQLTAESVPGQGSTFKVRLFLPELAEGRAKPRSTVLRRGYEGKRRDILVVDNEEPDRELLVQVLSPLGFRLRTAASGHDCLDLLAAGYRPDAILMDLAMPGIDGWETIRRIRAGVHAGIAVAVVSANAFDKGLENDVGITPQDFITKPLRHGELLDWLEHRLHLKWRSEAPPAPVAPPAPAAVVLPDAASLQALREGAELGYYRGILNTLADIERRQPACAVFVEEMRALARQFRFEAIAARLAAPQASAP, encoded by the coding sequence ATGCCAGCAGCCCCCATGACCGAAGCCGACATCCCCGAAGCCTCGGCCGCGCCCCTGCAGCGGGTGGTGAAGATCCGCCGCGACTACAACGACTGGGTCGGCCGCGAGACCCTGGAGGACTATGCCCTGCGTTTCGCGCCCCGGCGTTTTCGCAAGTGGTCGGAATGGCGGGTGGCGAACACGGCTTTCGGCGCGGCGTCCTTCCTGATCCTGGAGGCGGTGGGCGCCACGCTGCTGGTGCAGTACGGGGTGATGAACGCCTTCTGGGCCATCCTGGCGACCGGGCTCATCATCTTCCTGGCCGGCCTGCCGATCAGCATCTATGCCGCCCGCTACGGGGTGGACATGGACCTGCTGACCCGCGGCGCCGGCTTCGGCTACATCGGCTCGACGGTCACCTCGCTGATCTACGCCAGCTTCACCTTCATCTTCTTCGCGCTGGAGGCCGCGGTGATGGCCTATGCGCTGGAGCTGGCGCTGGGCATACCGCCGCGCTGGGGCTATCTGATCTGCGCGCTGGTGGTGATTCCGCTGGTGACCCACGGCGTCTCGGCCATCAGCCGGCTGCAGCTGTGGACCCAGCCCGTCTGGCTGGCCATGCTGGTCGTGCCCTTCGCCTATGTGCTGATGCGCGATCCCAAGGCCTTCGACGGCATCGTGAACTACGGCGGCGAATACGGCGTGGGCCCGGGCTTCCGCCTGCAGGCCTTCGGCGCGGCGCTGACGGTGGGCATCGCGCTGATCACCCAGATGGGCGAGCAGGCCGACTACCTGCGTTTCATGCCCGAGCGCACCGCCGCCAACAAGAAGCGCTGGTGGCTGGGCGTGCTGGCCGGCGGGCCGGGCTGGGTGGTGCTGGGGGTGGTGAAGATGCTGGGCGGGGCGTGCCTGGCCTGGCTGGCCATCTCGCACATGGTGCCGCCGGAGCGGGCGGTCGACCCCAACCAGATGTACCTGGCGGCCTACGAGTATGTGTTTCCGCACTACGGCTTCGCGGTGGCGGCCACGGCCTTCTTCGTGGTGCTGTCGCAGCTGAAGATCAACGTCACCAATGCCTATGCCGGGTCGCTGGCCTGGAGCAACTTCTTCTCGCGCATCACCCACAGCCATCCGGGCCGGGTGGTGTGGGTGGTGTTCAACACGCTGATCGCCTTCATGCTGATGGAGATGAACGTGTTCGACGCCCTGGGCGCCGTGCTGGGCCTGTTCTCCAACATCGCCATCGCCTGGATCATGGCGGTGGTGGCCGACCTGGTGATCAACAAGCCGCTGGGCCTGTCTCCCGCCGGCATCGAGTTCAAGCGGGCCTATCTCTACGACGTGAACCCGGTGGGCACGGGGGCGATGGGCCTGGCCTCGGCGCTGGCCATCGCGGCCCACCTGGGCATGTTCGGGCCGCTGGCGCAGGCCTTCTCGGCGCTGATCGCACTCGGCACGGCGTTCGTCGCCTCGCCGCTGCTGGCATGGGCGACGAAGGGCCGCTACTACCTGGCGCGCGAGCCGCTGCCGGCGATCCGCATCCTGCCGGCCGAGGCCACCGGCGGCGCGGCGCCGCGCACCCTGCGCTGCACCGTCTGCGAGCGCGACTACGAAGGGCCGGACATGGCCTTCTGCCCCGCCTACCGCGGCCACATCTGCTCGCTGTGCTGCACGCTGGATGCGCGCTGCGGCGACCTGTGCAAGCCGCATGCGAGCCTGGCGGCGCAGTGGTCGCAGGCGCTGCGTTCGCTGCTGCCGCGCCGGGTCTGGCCTTATCTGGACACGGGTCTCGGCCATTTCCTGCTGCTGATGCTGATCATCGTGCCGCTGCTGGGCGTGGTCTTCGGCATGCTCTACCGGCAGGAGGCCGGCGCGCTGGGCTCGGCGGCCGCCGGCTCGCTGGCCGCCGGTTTCCTCAAGGCCTACATGGCGCTGCTGGTGATATCGGGCATCGTCGCCTGGTGGATGGTGCTGGCGCAGGAGAGCCGCCGGGTGGCGCAGGAGGAATCCAACCGCCAGACCCATCTGCTGGTGGAGGAGATCGAATCCCACCGCCGCACCGACGCCGCCCTGCAGCAGGCCCGCCAGGTGGCCGAGACCGCACGCGAGCAGGCCGACCAGGCCAACCAGGCCAAGAGCCGCTACATCGGCGCCATCAGCCACGAGCTGCGCACGCCGCTCAACAGCATCCTGGGTTATGCCCAGCTGATGGGCGAGGACCCGGCCGTGCCGCCGCACCGGCGCCAGGCGGTGGAAGTGATCAAGCGCGGCGGCGAACACCTGCTGGGCCTGATCGAGGGCACGCTGGACATCGCCCGCATCGAGGCCGGCAAACTTGCGCTGGAGCTGGCGCCCATGCGCTTCGCCGACATCGTGCAGGAGATCGCCGACCTGTTCGAACTGCAGGCGCGCGAAAAGGGCCTGTCCTTCTTCTTCGAGGTGGATGGCGCCCTGCCGGCGGTGGTGCGGGCCGACGAGAAACGGCTGCGCCAGATCCTCATCAACCTGATCGGCAACGCCATCAAGTTCACGCCGCAGGGCAGCGTGACCCTGCGCATGAAACACCGGCGCGAGATGGCCACCATCGAGATCGCCGACACCGGCCCGGGCATGGATGCGGAAGAACTCTCGCGCATCTTCGAACCCTTCGCCCGCGGCTCTTCGCCGGGCGCGCGGGGTGCGCCGGGCGCGGGCCTGGGCCTGTCGATCGCCGAGATGCTCACCGGCCTGATGGGCGGGCAGCTGACCGCCGAGAGCGTGCCCGGCCAGGGCTCGACCTTCAAGGTGCGCCTCTTCCTGCCCGAACTGGCCGAAGGCCGAGCCAAGCCGCGCAGCACCGTGCTGCGCCGCGGCTACGAAGGCAAGCGCCGCGACATCCTGGTGGTGGACAACGAGGAGCCCGACCGCGAACTGCTGGTGCAGGTGCTGAGCCCCCTGGGATTCCGCCTGCGCACGGCCGCCAGCGGCCACGACTGCCTGGACCTGCTGGCCGCCGGCTACCGGCCCGACGCCATCCTGATGGACCTGGCCATGCCCGGCATCGACGGCTGGGAGACCATCCGCCGCATCCGCGCGGGCGTGCATGCCGGCATCGCCGTCGCGGTGGTCTCGGCCAATGCCTTCGACAAGGGCCTGGAGAACGACGTGGGCATCACCCCGCAGGACTTCATCACCAAGCCGCTGCGCCACGGCGAGCTGCTGGACTGGCTGGA
- a CDS encoding TolC family protein translates to MPTAPFRALSAAALLAAGCLVQPAAAQPAAPSTPARAGQAPRTGTDASPLNLPAAAASGAAVTASLAGGPPLNLQQLTDAVILNNPGLLSAQRSRNTAAAAISSASAFPNPRLEYSAGNQSARQVGGVGGSLTTYGISQTIENPWLREARIDAARSGERASGFQVGVARNELVAQVRLRAYDLLLRQAEAAAAAEAASLLEQVNTRVRARVDSGESPRYELIKADAETINARSLQQTALLQAQQAGLTLNRLAAGALPPQWSLDAQLSDAPPVQPDLMLLRESMLARNPELQVLRAEVDRARSQLDLAEAGRLPHVELKLSQSREPDIKQNMLGVTVQIPLFDRRSGPIAEAGSELERARGRLDGRQAELEQQLQSAERALEMSRLRVQALSQGAVRDAEAALRVADAAWRFGERGILDVLDAQRVLRSVRADLLTARFQVQAARTELDFLSGRWADEMTALPSAALQRGGLQ, encoded by the coding sequence ATGCCCACTGCCCCGTTCCGCGCTCTCAGCGCGGCGGCGCTGCTGGCTGCCGGCTGCCTCGTGCAGCCCGCGGCCGCGCAGCCCGCTGCGCCCTCCACTCCTGCCCGTGCCGGACAGGCGCCGCGCACCGGCACCGATGCCTCGCCGCTCAACCTGCCGGCAGCGGCGGCCAGCGGCGCCGCCGTCACCGCCTCGCTGGCCGGCGGCCCGCCGCTCAACCTGCAGCAGCTCACCGACGCGGTGATCCTGAACAACCCCGGGCTGCTGTCGGCCCAGCGCTCGCGCAACACGGCCGCCGCCGCCATCAGCAGCGCCTCGGCCTTTCCCAACCCGCGCCTGGAATACAGCGCCGGCAACCAGAGCGCCCGCCAGGTCGGCGGCGTGGGCGGCAGCCTGACCACCTACGGCATCTCGCAGACCATAGAGAACCCCTGGCTGCGCGAGGCCCGCATCGACGCGGCCCGCTCCGGCGAACGCGCCAGCGGCTTCCAGGTGGGCGTGGCCCGCAACGAGCTTGTGGCCCAGGTGCGGCTGCGCGCCTACGACCTGCTGCTGCGCCAGGCCGAGGCCGCGGCCGCCGCCGAGGCCGCCTCGCTGCTGGAACAGGTCAACACCCGGGTGCGGGCGCGGGTGGACAGCGGCGAATCTCCGCGCTACGAACTGATCAAGGCCGATGCCGAGACCATCAACGCCCGCTCCCTGCAGCAGACCGCCCTGCTGCAGGCCCAGCAGGCAGGCCTGACGCTCAACCGCCTGGCCGCCGGCGCCCTGCCGCCGCAATGGTCGCTGGACGCCCAGCTGAGCGACGCCCCGCCGGTGCAGCCCGACCTGATGCTGCTGCGCGAATCCATGCTGGCCCGCAACCCCGAGCTGCAGGTGCTGCGCGCCGAGGTGGACCGCGCCCGCTCCCAGCTCGACCTGGCCGAGGCCGGCCGCCTGCCCCATGTGGAACTCAAGCTCAGCCAGAGCCGCGAGCCCGACATCAAGCAGAACATGCTGGGCGTGACGGTGCAGATCCCCTTGTTCGACCGCCGCAGCGGCCCGATCGCCGAGGCCGGCAGCGAACTGGAACGCGCCCGCGGCCGGCTCGACGGCCGCCAGGCCGAGCTGGAGCAGCAGCTGCAGTCGGCCGAACGCGCGCTGGAGATGTCGCGCCTGCGGGTGCAGGCCCTGTCGCAGGGCGCGGTGCGCGACGCCGAGGCCGCCCTGCGGGTGGCCGATGCCGCCTGGCGCTTCGGCGAGCGCGGCATCCTGGATGTGCTCGATGCCCAGCGGGTGCTGCGCTCGGTGCGCGCCGATCTGCTGACCGCGCGTTTCCAGGTGCAGGCCGCCCGCACCGAACTCGATTTCCTCTCCGGCCGCTGGGCCGACGAGATGACAGCGCTGCCCTCGGCCGCGCTGCAGCGGGGTGGCCTGCAATGA
- a CDS encoding efflux RND transporter periplasmic adaptor subunit: MDRTAPSFTHIAIACCLALALSACGKKDEAAAPPAAAEVAQDPMLVSVQPAMAANFKTGKLGSAEISPVQEITGRIDASEHRVSRIGAAVTGRITEVLVEVGDTVRAGQPLARIASPELTQAQLALLRANAASSLASRAVERARQLLAADVIGSAELQRRESEQAVANAELRASSDQLRLLGMSAGDIQALRSQGTLAAGMSVLSPRAGVVIERAVSQGQVTQPGNPLFTVADLDKVWVVGAVPEQTAGSVEVGQSMEITVPALGGDPLSGKVVVVGATVQPDTRTVAIRTEVDNPRRALKPQMLATMRISGAAQKVLALPATAVVRENDRDHVFVKTAENRYRLTPVELGPTSGGMRAVLQGPREGTEVVTEGAFHLNNERKRAELE, encoded by the coding sequence ATGGACCGCACCGCCCCTTCCTTCACCCATATCGCCATCGCCTGCTGCCTGGCCCTGGCCCTGTCCGCCTGCGGCAAGAAGGACGAGGCCGCCGCCCCGCCCGCCGCCGCCGAGGTGGCGCAGGACCCGATGCTGGTCAGCGTGCAGCCCGCCATGGCCGCCAACTTCAAGACCGGCAAGCTCGGCAGCGCCGAGATCTCGCCGGTGCAGGAGATCACCGGCCGCATCGATGCGAGCGAGCACCGCGTCAGCCGCATCGGCGCCGCCGTCACCGGCCGCATCACCGAGGTGCTGGTGGAGGTGGGCGACACGGTGCGCGCCGGCCAGCCGCTGGCCCGCATCGCCAGCCCCGAACTCACCCAGGCCCAGCTGGCCCTGCTGCGCGCCAATGCCGCCAGCAGCCTGGCCAGCCGCGCGGTGGAACGCGCCCGCCAGCTGCTGGCCGCCGACGTGATCGGCTCGGCCGAGCTGCAGCGCCGCGAATCGGAACAGGCGGTGGCCAATGCCGAGCTGCGTGCCTCCTCCGACCAGCTGCGCCTGCTCGGCATGTCCGCAGGCGACATCCAGGCCCTGCGCAGCCAGGGCACGCTGGCCGCCGGCATGTCGGTGCTCTCGCCGCGCGCGGGTGTGGTGATCGAGCGCGCCGTCAGCCAGGGCCAGGTGACCCAGCCGGGCAACCCGCTCTTCACCGTGGCCGACCTGGACAAGGTCTGGGTGGTGGGCGCGGTGCCCGAACAGACCGCCGGCTCGGTCGAGGTCGGCCAATCGATGGAGATCACGGTGCCCGCCCTCGGCGGCGACCCGCTCTCCGGCAAGGTGGTGGTGGTGGGCGCGACGGTGCAGCCCGACACCCGCACCGTGGCCATCCGCACCGAGGTGGACAACCCCCGCCGCGCCCTCAAGCCGCAGATGCTGGCCACCATGCGCATCTCCGGCGCCGCGCAGAAGGTGCTGGCCCTGCCGGCCACCGCCGTGGTGCGCGAGAACGACCGCGACCATGTCTTCGTCAAGACCGCCGAGAACCGCTACCGCCTCACCCCGGTGGAACTCGGCCCCACCAGCGGCGGCATGCGTGCGGTGCTGCAGGGCCCGCGCGAGGGCACCGAGGTGGTGACCGAAGGCGCCTTCCACCTGAACAACGAGCGCAAGCGCGCGGAACTGGAGTGA